DNA sequence from the Halobacterium sp. DL1 genome:
CCTCTCGCTGGCGAGCATCTTCGCACTGACGGCGATGGGACTGACTATCATCTTCGGGCTGATGGGCGTCGTCAACTTCGCCCACGGAGCGTACTACGGCCTCGGCATCTACTTCGGGCTCGCCGCCCTGCAGATGATCTCCGGGCCGTGGGCGTTCTTCGCGGCGTTGCTGGTCGCCCTGCTGGCGACGGCCGCCGTGGGGGTGGCCACCGAGGTGACCGTGATACGGCCGCTCTACGACCGCGACCTGATAGCGTCGTTGCTGTTGACCTTCGGGGTGATGCTCGTCCTCCACGAGGTCATCCGGCTCGTCTGGGGGGTCGGTAGCCAGACCATCAGCACGCCCTCCCTGCTCAGCTTCTCGGTGGGCCTGGGCATCATCAACTACCCCGCGTACCGGCTGTTCGTCATCGGGATGGCGGTCGTCGTCTCCCTCGCCGTCTGGCTGTTCCTCCAGCGGACGGACATCGGGATGATCATCCGCGCGGCCACGGAGAACCGCGACATGGTGAAGGCCCTCGGCATCGACATCGACCGCGTCTACACGTTCGTCTTCGCGCTCGGCGTCGGCATCGCGGGTCTGGCGGGCATCCTCCACGCGCCGATGATCAGCGTCTACCCCGAGGTCGGGACGACCATCGTCGTGCAGAGCTTCGTCGTGGTCGTCATCGGCGGCCTCAACAGCTTCCGCGGGTCCATCATCGCGGCAGTGCTCGTCGGCGAGGCGAGCGCGCTCTCGTACCTCATCTGGCCCCCGATGACCGACGTCGCCATCTTCATCGTGATGGCGCTGTTCCTCATCCTGCGCCCCCAGGGCATCTTCGGCAAGTCCCTGGGTGGACTCGAGTAGCCCGCACGCAGCCCCTTCCCTGGTCTGTTCTCAGTCGCCACTGCGAAAAACTACCACTGCCGAGAGAACGAGCGGCTGTCCCGTCGGCGACGTCAGTACCAGACGCTGCCGCCGTCGACGTTGACGTCCTGCGCGGTGACGTGGCGGCCCTTCTCGCTGGCGAGGTAGACGACCTGGTTCGCGATGTCCTCGGGGACGACGAGTTCGCCGAGCGCCGCGTCCTCGGTGAACACGCGGCGTTTGGCCTCCTCGTAGGAGACGTCCATCTTCTCGGCCTGCTTCTCGATGACGCTCTCGATTCTGGGGCCCTTCGTCGCGCCGGGACAGATGGCGTTGACGGTGACGTCGTCCTCCCCGAGTTCGAAGGCGAGCGTTCGCGTGAGTCCGATGACCGCCATCTTCGACGCCGTGTACGGCGTTCGGTTGGGGAGCGGGCGCTTCCCGCTGATCGAGGAGAGGTTGACGACACTTCCGGCGTCGCTCTCCCGGAGGTGTTCGGCGGCGTGTTTCGTGGTGAGGAACATCCCCATCACGTTGACGTCCATCGTCTGCTGCCACTCGTCGACCGTCACCTCCTCGACGGGGGCCGTGGGACCGGCGATGCCGCTGTTGTTCACGAGGCAGTCGAGGCCACCGAACTCGTCGACCGTCGCCTCGATGGACGACGCCACGGACGCCTCGTCGGTGACGTCGGTCTCGACCGGGAGCGCGCCCTCGCCGATTTCGTCGGCCGTCTCGTAGATGCCGTCGCTGCGCGCCGCCACGGCGACGTTCGCACCCTCGTCGGCCAACGTCACGGCTATCTCCCGGCCGATGCCCTGGCTACCGCCGGTGACGAATGCGGTGAGTCCGTCTAGCATAGGTGCTACGTGAGCGGACGGCGGCAAATAGTTGTTCCCGGTAACGGAAGAACCGGTCCACAGCCACCGGGAGAACGATACTATTGAATTTGTTATATTTGTGGGGGAGTCACTGGATTGACGGAGTCGCCCCTTCGGACGACACGGCGCGCGTGCAGTCCGAGATGCGGCAAATAGGTCCGGGTAACTGACGATGCACTCCCTGGGGGACTGGTTTAACCTCGGGTCGCACGAAATTATGCCGGATTTCTGTCTCTTATCGTCTACGTGGCACGTTTTAGAGAAACATTTATCAGGGATGTCTATGATAGAGATTCACGCACATTCATGAACGGGGAGAATTCGGCAAGCGAAACGCGGAGGAGCAGCGGCGTCTCGCGGCGCGACGTCATCAAAGCATCGGGGGCAGGAGGACTCGTCGGCATCACGGGACTGAGCGGCTGTCTCGACGTGCTGTCGGGTGGCGGCAGCGGAACGGTCAAGCTGGGGACGGCGTTCCCGTACACGGGCGCCTACAGCGAGGAGGCGAAGACACAGAAGCAGGGCGTCGACCTCGCAGTCAAGGAGATCAACGAGAACGGCGGCCTGAACGGAGACGAGGTCGAGGTCGTCGACCGCGACACGGAGCTTAACGGGGACACGAGCGCACGGCGCATCCGTGACCTCATCAACAACGAGGACATCGACCTGCTCGTGGCGAACCTCTCGGGAGGCATCTCACTGCAGACGAATACGCAGGCCAAAGAGGCCGGTATCCCGTACATGGCGGGCTGCCAGACGATCCCGGACTTCCACACCGAAGAGAACCTCTACGACTGCTCGTACACGCCGTACGCGCTGAACTACCAGACCCAGTACGCGAACGCCGCGTTCATCCACGAGAACCTCGGCGAGACCATGTACGGCCTCTACGCCGACTACGCGTGGGGCCAGGACTCCTGGAAACACCAGAAGAACGCGTTCCAGGAACTCGGCGGCACCATCGACGGCGAGGTCGCCGCGCCGCTCGGCGCGAGCGACTTCTCCTCGCAGCTCTCCTCCGCGGAGAACTCCGACGCGGACGTGCTGTTCATCCAGAACCTCGGCGCCGACCAGGCGACGTCGCTCAGCCAGGCCCGCGAGTTCGGACTCCACGAGAACAAGGAGATCTTCATCGGCCTGACGACGGTGACCG
Encoded proteins:
- a CDS encoding ABC transporter permease, which translates into the protein MVSTSQFLIQVLNGLSLASIFALTAMGLTIIFGLMGVVNFAHGAYYGLGIYFGLAALQMISGPWAFFAALLVALLATAAVGVATEVTVIRPLYDRDLIASLLLTFGVMLVLHEVIRLVWGVGSQTISTPSLLSFSVGLGIINYPAYRLFVIGMAVVVSLAVWLFLQRTDIGMIIRAATENRDMVKALGIDIDRVYTFVFALGVGIAGLAGILHAPMISVYPEVGTTIVVQSFVVVVIGGLNSFRGSIIAAVLVGEASALSYLIWPPMTDVAIFIVMALFLILRPQGIFGKSLGGLE
- a CDS encoding short-chain dehydrogenase → MLDGLTAFVTGGSQGIGREIAVTLADEGANVAVAARSDGIYETADEIGEGALPVETDVTDEASVASSIEATVDEFGGLDCLVNNSGIAGPTAPVEEVTVDEWQQTMDVNVMGMFLTTKHAAEHLRESDAGSVVNLSSISGKRPLPNRTPYTASKMAVIGLTRTLAFELGEDDVTVNAICPGATKGPRIESVIEKQAEKMDVSYEEAKRRVFTEDAALGELVVPEDIANQVVYLASEKGRHVTAQDVNVDGGSVWY